In the Thermus antranikianii DSM 12462 genome, TCGGGGGGAACAGCACCAGCCCATCGGTACCTATCTAGCGGTCTGGGGACTCCTCTTTCTCCTCAGCACCCTGTCCTACCTCCTGGACTACTTCAAGGTGGAACCCGTGAGCTTACGGCGCTTCCTCATCACCGCCTTTGCCCTCCTCAAAGCGGGGCTTATCGTGGCCTACTTCATGCACCTGCGCTTTGAGCGTGTGGGCCTGGTCTACGCCATCCTTTTGCCTCCCCTTCTCCTCCTGGCCCTGGTGGCCATCTTGCTCCCCGAGGGGCAGTATGTGGCGACGGTGCGGCATTTCTTCCTTGGCGGCCCTTAGCCTGGTCCTGGCCCACCACACCGAAACCCGCCCCAGCGACCTGGGATCGGGCTGGTGGGGGATTTTGGTGATGGCCCCGGTTCCCTTCCTCCTGGTGGGGGGTGTGGCCTGGTACCTCTGGCGCCGGCGCTCGAGGCCCAGGAAGCCTTGAGCCCAAAAGCTACCTCAAGCCCCTGAGCCGCTCCAGGAAGGCCAGCCCAAAAGCCTCCTCCCGCACCCTGCGCCTTAGGCCCTCGAGGTCCACTGGCCTCCTCGCCACCACCTCCAGGGCCACCTTGGGCAGGGGAGCCGCCTCCAACAAGGCGAAAAAGCCTTCGTCGGCCCAAGGGGGGACCCAGGCCCCGCTGCGGCAGAGGAACACCCGGTGGAAGACCCCTTCCACTGGCCCCCCAGGATCCTTGACCCTCTCCACGGGAACCGCAGGCACGGGTTCCAGGGAAGGATCGCGCCAGGAAGGGTAGAAAACCCTAAGCCTGGCCCCTTGGCGGGCGTAATAGACCATCCAGTCGTCGCAGGCGGGTTCCACGCCCAAAGGGCGGTAGCCCGCATCATGATGGGCATCAAAGAGCATTACCTCCCGCACTCCCTGGTGCACGTCTGAATGGAAGGCCAAGGCGTTGGAATCCGCATAGTAAAGGCGGGCCTCCGGGGCGAAGGCAAAGCGCTCCCAGAATCCCTCCCATCCCCGGGCCTGGGGCAAGGGAAGCCCCCTTAGGAGGAAGGCCAAGGCCCGCTCCTCCCAGACCTCCCCAAGGTAGTAGGGGGTCTCAAAGTGGGCCCAGGAGTAAAGGAAAGCCAAAGGGTCTTGGGGATCCTGGGGCACGGGGAAAAAGTAATCAAAATCCACCACCAAAAGGCGCATCCCTTCCCATAGATAGCAAAGCCCCCGCCTTTTGGGCGGGGGCTAAGGCCCAGCGTGCTTTCCCGTAGGGAAACACCTCGAGGCTTACCAAACGTAGAAGATGGTGACGATTACCAGCCAGACCGCATCCACCAGGTGCCAGTACATGCTGGCCGCCTCGAGGGTACCGTGGTGGTGCTGGCTGACCTTACCCCTTAGGGCTTGCAGGTAGGCCAGGATCAGGCCAAAGCCCCCGATGACCACGTGCAGGCCGTGGAGGCCCACGATGGTGAAGAAGGTGGCGGTCCACAGATTCTCCTGCCAGCTGGAGTGGCGGTGGAATTCGTAGAACTCGTAGGACTGCACCAGGAAGAAGAGGACACCCAGGATGATGGTGACCAAAAGGCCAAAGCGGAAGGGGCTGAACCGGCCACGCCTCAGGTCGTGGTGGGCAAAGTGCACGGTGAAGGAGGAGCTCACCAGGAAGAAGGTGTTGAGGAGGGCAAGCCAAAGGGCAGGCCGTTCCTCCGGGGGTACCGCCGCCCCGGTGAGGCGCAGGTAGAGGTAGCCGGCGATGAGGATGGCGAAGAGGCCCACTTCCGAAACCATGAACCAGGCCATCCCCATCCAGGCGTTGGACTTGCCGGAAAGGGTGTGGTGCTCCACCGGGTGGCTGTACTCGTCCTCGAGGGCCCAGCGGATAAGGCCGTAGGCGAAGAGGGCCAGGAAGACCCACATCCACACGTTGGGCACGGGCAAGGCTGCCACGGAAACGAAGAAGGCGAAGAGGGTAGCGGCGGAGTAAAAGGGCCAGAAGGAGCTATTGGGCAGGTGGATGTGGCTGGGGTCTTCGGGCTTCAGCTCCACCCCCTTCTTGGCCCAGTCGTAGAGAGGCCGCTCAGAGGGGAAGTCCTTGGGCAGGACCACGTCAAAGTTATGGGCCTTGGGCGGGGAGCTGGTGAGCCACTCCAGGGTGTAGCCACCCCAGGGGTTATCCGGAGCCTTCTCCCCGGAGCGCAGGCTCTTCCACATAACGTAGATCCAGACCAGACCCCCGAGGCCCAGGATGAAGGCCCCAATGGTGGAGATCAGGTTAAGCTCCGGCCAGCCGGCGATGTCCGCATTGTAGGTGTAGTACCGGCGGGGCATCCCCAGGAAGCCCAGGGCGTACTGGGGTAGGAAGACCGTCAGGTAGCCCACCAGGAAGAGCCAGAAGTGGAGCCGCCCCAGGCGCTCGTCGTACATGCGGCCCGTCATCTTGGGCCACCAGTAGTAAAGACCAGCGAAGGCCCCAAAGCCCGAGCCCGCCATCAGCACGTTGTGGAAGTGGGCCACCACGAAGTAGGAGTCCTGGAAGTGGTAGTCCAGGGGGACCATGGAGAGCATAACCCCGGTAATGCCACCCAGGAGGAAGTTGAAGATGAAGCCCAGCACCCAAAGGAGGGGAGTCTTCATCTGCAGGTGCCCACCCCAAAGGGTGCCGATCAAGTTGAAGAGCTTCACCCCTGTGGGCACGGCGATGAGGGCGGTGAAGAAGGCGAAGGCGATCTGGAAGATGGTGGACTCCCCCACGGTGAACATGTGGTGGGCCCAGACCATGGTCCCCAGCACCACGATGCCCATCTGGGCCCAGACCATTTGCTTGTAGCCGAAAAGGGGCTTACGGGCAAAGGTAGAGGCTACTTCCGCCAGGATGCCGAGGTAAGGCAGGAGCATCACATACACCGTGGGGTGAGAGTAGAACCAGAAGAACTGTTGAAAGAGTATCGGGTCACCCCCGATCTCGGGATTAAACCAGGTAAGGCCCACCTTGCGGTCCAAGAGAACCAGCAGGGTAGCCGCAGTAAGACCCGCCAAGGCAAAGAGGTTGAGAACGCTGGCGGCGAAGACGCTCCACACGTACATGGGCATCTTCCACATGCTCATCCCCTGGGCCCTTAGGTTGTAGATGGTGGCGATGAAGTTAGCGTTGCCCAAGAGGCTGGAGAAGCCCAGGAGCAGGATGGCGGCCATGTAGAAGTCCACCCCGCTACCCGACTGCACGGAGAAGGGGTAGTAGAAGGTCCAGCCCACGCTGGGAGCTCCACCGGGGAAGAGGTAGCTCATCAGGGCCAGGATGATGGCTCCCAGAAAAGCCCAGTAGCTGAAGGCGTTCACCCGGGGCAGGGCCACATCCCTGGCCCCTAGCATCAGGGGCACCACGAAGTTCCCAAAGCCGGTGAGCCCGGCCTGGATGATGAAGAAGAAGAGCATGGTGGCCCCGTGCAGGGTGAGAATCTGGTTGTACTGCTCCCCCGTAAGGAGGTTGTTGTTGGGCACCGCCAGCTGCGCCCGGATCAGGAGGGAAAATACCCCGGCCAAAGCGAAGGCGAAGAAGGCGGTGGCCGTGTACAAGAGCCCGATCTTCTTATGGTCTACCGTGGTCAGGAGATCCCAAAGGATCGCCCAGAAACCGGCTTTTGGCTTGGTTGCGATGGCCATCTGCCCATACCTCCTTAGAACTTAGGCAACGCCTTGAAGTCAAAACCCTCCACCTTAAGC is a window encoding:
- a CDS encoding cytochrome C oxidase subunit IV family protein, translated to MNHGTEIHRGEQHQPIGTYLAVWGLLFLLSTLSYLLDYFKVEPVSLRRFLITAFALLKAGLIVAYFMHLRFERVGLVYAILLPPLLLLALVAILLPEGQYVATVRHFFLGGP
- the ctaD gene encoding cytochrome c oxidase subunit I — protein: MAIATKPKAGFWAILWDLLTTVDHKKIGLLYTATAFFAFALAGVFSLLIRAQLAVPNNNLLTGEQYNQILTLHGATMLFFFIIQAGLTGFGNFVVPLMLGARDVALPRVNAFSYWAFLGAIILALMSYLFPGGAPSVGWTFYYPFSVQSGSGVDFYMAAILLLGFSSLLGNANFIATIYNLRAQGMSMWKMPMYVWSVFAASVLNLFALAGLTAATLLVLLDRKVGLTWFNPEIGGDPILFQQFFWFYSHPTVYVMLLPYLGILAEVASTFARKPLFGYKQMVWAQMGIVVLGTMVWAHHMFTVGESTIFQIAFAFFTALIAVPTGVKLFNLIGTLWGGHLQMKTPLLWVLGFIFNFLLGGITGVMLSMVPLDYHFQDSYFVVAHFHNVLMAGSGFGAFAGLYYWWPKMTGRMYDERLGRLHFWLFLVGYLTVFLPQYALGFLGMPRRYYTYNADIAGWPELNLISTIGAFILGLGGLVWIYVMWKSLRSGEKAPDNPWGGYTLEWLTSSPPKAHNFDVVLPKDFPSERPLYDWAKKGVELKPEDPSHIHLPNSSFWPFYSAATLFAFFVSVAALPVPNVWMWVFLALFAYGLIRWALEDEYSHPVEHHTLSGKSNAWMGMAWFMVSEVGLFAILIAGYLYLRLTGAAVPPEERPALWLALLNTFFLVSSSFTVHFAHHDLRRGRFSPFRFGLLVTIILGVLFFLVQSYEFYEFHRHSSWQENLWTATFFTIVGLHGLHVVIGGFGLILAYLQALRGKVSQHHHGTLEAASMYWHLVDAVWLVIVTIFYVW